TGCTCGACTTGCTATAGCATACACAAACCGTTTTCCTCAGGCTCTTGCTTATCATTCAATGAAAGAATTCACATACAACAACATTGTGCAATACAACCGAAATCATCTTTTGAACAAAGATCCTTCTGTTGATGGACTCAAGACGGGATTTGTTGCAGCGGGGGGATACCATCTTATCGCTACGGCAAAGCGTGATGGCATGAGATTAATAGCTGTGGTGCTCGGGGCAACTAAGCCGAGCATTCGCGAACGTGATGCGATGCAACTTCTCAATTACGGCTTCAGATCCTACGCTATGGTTAAGCCGGTGAATTCATCAGAGGCGGTTGGGACAATTAAAGTGTGGAAGGGAAGAAAAGATGCTGTGTCGGTATATCCTCTCGAATCCAAGACTATGCTGATGTCAAAAGGAGAAGAGAAGAAGATCAGGACGGTTGTGGAAATGTCTCCTGAATTGATTGCTCCTGTGAGATCGGGGCAGATTGTTGGCCAGCTAAGTATTTACAAAGGGGACGAGTTATTGGAAGCCGTGCCGCTTGTTGCCGGGGAAGATATTGGCAGAGCAGGATTTTTCAAAAGAACGTGGCATTCTATCCAGAAATTTTTTGCTGGAGGATCGAAGAAACCAGAAGCCACTGAAGCAACCAAGAAAACCAAAGATGTGGCCAGCGCTAAGAGCGGACAGACCAAATCAGAACAAGCTACTGAAGAGAAAAAGGAACTGTGGTTGCTTTCCGTATTTTATAGCATAAAGCCTGTGCTAATGATTGTGGGGGGAGTATTTGGGGCGATTATTCTTCTTGCGGTTGTGGTAAAGATTCTTAGGCGCCGTAGAGCCAGAAAAGTTTTACCCAGGCGAGTTGTTAGAAAGTGGTAATTTAGCGAATAAACGAAATCGTAGGGACAATCCTTGCGATTGTCTTTGAATGATAAATGATAGGGCAATAAAAACTGCAGGGGCAACCACAAGAGTTGCCCCTGTTTTTTCTCTATTTTTTAGCCTTTGTTTTATCTCGGTCACCGACCGAGCAAGCTTGAGCGCCTCAGGAAGGCAGCCCTAATTTTGGGAAAACCCATCTGGTAAGAACTATCCACCCACAAACAGCACCAATAAAAATAAGCCAATCATACATAATATTCACAACCTCCCTGGATTTAGCGCAAATTGCTAACGCAGACTAAGATTCTAAAAGGTTTCTCAAAATTCTGTGTGATCAACCGAATGGTCATCCCTACAGTTCTCAATCCCCTCAAAGCGGGGCAGTTTTGCAACCAGAGAGTAAAAGAGCTAGCAGAAGCTCAGTCTTCTATCTCGCAATCCCCTCGAAGCGGGGTGAGTTTTTAGGTCGAGAATTGGGAATCGGAAACTGGATTTAGGATAAACCTTATTAAACAACCAGTGGAAACATAACACAACAACGCTTCAATTCCAACAACAAAAACTGCTTACTGACTATTCCTATTTATCAAACCAGGGATCAAACAAACCCGATCCCCGATACAACTCGCAATTTCTTCTAAACAGTGCGAGCTTCCAAGGAAGTCCCCCGCTGATGGTATGAACTTCCAACCAATACCCCCGTTTACGGGGCGAACTTCCAAAAACTCCCCCCCATTGACGGGATGAACTTCCAAAAACTCCCCCCGTTGACGGGGGGATTCAGGGGGGCGAGTCGCAATCCCCTCGGAGCGGGGCGAGTCTTCCGACGCATAGACTCGTATGCCCCCGCGGGGAGGTGCTACCTCGTCGCAATCCCCTCGAAGCGGGGCGAGTCTTTCGACGATTATGCAGTTATTGCCCCGGAAGGGGCGGACAGTGGCGTCGCAATCCCCTCGAAGCGGGGCGAGTCTTCCGACAGAGTTTGGCAGTTCGTATAGGACTGCCAGACTTATCTTTGTCGCAATCCCCTCGAAGCGGGGCGAGTCTTCCGACGGAGAAAATGAATTCCACGCCGAAAACGTTCTTGAAATTCTGTCGCAATCCCCTCGAAGCGGGGCGAGTCTTCCGACAGAGATATGGCCACCGTGACATCAAAGAGGCTTACAATGAGTCGCAATCCCCTCGAAGCGGGGCGAGTCTTCCGACAGGAGAAATAGGAGACAAATTGAGCGGTGGTGTAAGAGTCGCAATCCCCTCGAAGCGGGGCGAGTCTTCCGACTACGGCGGGAATAGCCTGCTGTGGGGTGGGCAGAGTCGCAATCCCCTCGAAGCGGGGCGAGTCTTCCGACTCTTAGGATCGAAGAAGGTTTCGGTATCGTACAGCTGGACGGCGTCGCAATCCCCTCGAAGCGGGGCGAGTCTTCCGACACACAGTGCTTTTCACGAGGAGAGAGTATGTCCCCGAGCTGTCGCAATCCCCTCGAAGCGGGGCGAGTCTTCCGACCGCATACCTTAAAACAAAAGAAATGTCAATACTTTATAAGCCAATTTTGGGGGACCTCCCCCTTTTGCCAGAAAAACCCCCAAAAATTTCATCCTAAATTACCCCCTAAAATAACATAAGATATTGATATTGCTAGAAAAACCCGTCAGGCAGGAACTCGAATGACCGCTTTCAATAATTTCAATAACTTAGACCAATTTTTAAAAACCCCCCAGACTTCCCCCTTAAATTGAACAAAATTGTGCAATTTCACTCGCAAAACATGTAAGTTACGCATTCAATTCACTTATAAGTCTCGAAGTCCTTATAATCTTCATAATCTCTTCGTGCAGCTCCATAGACGCAGCCGCCACAATGTTCCCGTTCCACAATACTTCCCTTTCACCACGCCCCCAGAAATCAGTCACAACCCCTCCCGTTTCGATTATAAAAAGCATAGACGCAGCAATATCCCACGGCTTAAGTCCTACCTCCCAAAACCCATCAACTCTACCACAGGCAACGTATGCAAGATCAAGAGCCGCTGAACCTCCACGCCGAATATCACTCACCACCTGAAAAACGGCAGAAAAAACATCCAGATAATCCTGCAAAAGATCTTTCCGCCTAAAAGGAAAACCCGTCGCTACCAGAGCCCTGGACAGACTTAGATTCCAGCGTCGAGCATCCAAACGCCTTTCGTTAACAAAAGCCCCCTTGCCTCTCAACCCCCAGAAAAATTCCTGCCTGAGAGGATCAAATACACACCCTGCTGTCACAATCCCGTTTTCAATTCTCGCAATAGAAACCGATACCATGGGAAAGCCATGAATAAAGTTCGTGGTGCCGTCAAGCGGATCTATAATCCAGCCGGGATCTTCCCCATTGTAAGAACCATCCCAGGATTCTTCAGCTATGATTACATCATCAGGAAAGACATCCTTAATAACTTCCGTTATGACTCGCTCAGATTCACGATCTACTTCAGTCACATAATCAAAGCTCGACTTTTCCTCAAACTTCCAGCTCCTTGCCGTCTCGTAAGCCGAAACTATTATGCCGCCAGCCTTCCTGGCTGCTTCTTCCATGACATTAAGAACCTTCTCTTCTTTTCCCTTCATCTTCCCTTTAACCCCGCTTTTCACTTGCCAACGTTTTCAAATCGCTCTAGCCTTAAACACGCAAGATAACCAACTCCAACAATAAAGTTCATCAAGGAGGCACAACACAATCATGATAATTGACGTTCACACTCACATCTTCCCCGATCAGGTTATAGCAAACCGTAACGATTACAGGAATAGCGAGCCTGCGTTCGACCTCCTTTACGGACACCCAAAGGCAAAAATGTCAACCGGTAAGGAACTCATAGATGCTATGGATGAAGCCGGAATAGACAGGTCGGTTGTATTCGGTTTCCCCTGGATAGATCGCAATCTCACAATGAAACACAACGATTACGTCCTGGAATGGGCAAATCGCTACCCTGATCGGCTGATTCCCCTGGTCTGCGTTCTTCCAACGGAAGATTGGAGCGTGCGTGAAGTTGAACGTTGCATGAAAGCGGGCGCAAAGGGAGCAGGAGAACTGGCTGTTTACGGAAACTGCGACCGAGAAAAAGTCTATGACTTATATTCCCAGATAGGCGAAGTGGTAAAAAGTCATCAGGGCGTTATTCTGATCCACGCAAACGAACCCGTGGGGCACTCCTACCCTGGCAAGGCTCCTCAAGGATTGGACTTCTACTACGAAATAACCAGGCGACTTCAGGACATCCCCCTTATCTTTGCTCACTGGGCTGGGGGATTGTTTTTCTATGCTCTGCTAAAAAAAGAAGTTCCCGATCTCTTCCGTCTTGTCTTTGTCGATACTGCCGCATCTCCCTTTCTCTATTCTCCGAAAATCTACAAAATCGCCGCAGAAATCCTCGGCATAGAAAAAATACTCTTCGGCAGTGATTATCCGCTCCTTGGATTCAAACGCTACCGCAGTGAAATGGAAGCGGCCGGGCTTACGAGCGAAGAGCGAAAACTGATCGAAGGAGAAAACGCTGCAAAACTTTTTACAATTTCTCACGAAAGCAAACCATGATCCGTGACATTCTGGGTCAGGATACCATCTGCGCCATAGCAACCCCTGTGGGAATCGGGGGGATAGGCATTGTCAGGATTAGCGGCAAAAATGCCGTAAAAATTGCAGAGAAAATTTTTCGCCCCGCATCGGCGTCCTTCCCTCTGGCATCTCATCGCCTTTACTATGGCTGGATTTACGACCCGGAAACAGGATCGTTGATAGATGAAGTGCTTCTTTCTGTGATGAAAAGCCCTCGAACTTACACTCGAGAAGACGTCGTGGAAATCAACTGCCACAGCGGGTATGCCGTGCTGGAAGAGATTCTGAGAGTGGTTATGGCTCAGGGTGCTCGGCTTGCTGCCCCCGGTGAGTTTACCTACAGGGCTTTTCTCCACGGAAGAATTGATCTGAGTCAGGCAGAAGCCGTGCAGGAGATTGTATCGAGTCGGTCTCGAGCGTCCCTCGACATGGCAAGGCGTCAACTTCAGGGAGAGTGCTTCTTGGCTGTCACGAACTGGATCGAAACTCTAACGGATATCCTTGCTCATATTGAAGCTCATCTTGATTTCCCGGAAGACGTTGAAGACGAGAGCGAATCAGGCGATCTAGCATCTGACGGTGACAGCATCTTTGCCCTTAACCAGCTTTTGACGAAAAGACTTGAGGATGAACTCATTCAACCCATAAGGCGAGTTCTAAAAAGCTTTGACAGCGTTCAGCTTCTGCGAGAAGGCGTTTCGCTGGCTCTGGTCGGGAAACCCAACGTGGGAAAATCTTCTCTCCTGAATGCTCTTCTAGAAAAAGACAGAGCGATTGTTACCGAATATGCCGGGACAACTCGTGATGTTATCGAAGACTCGTTCACAATCGACGGCGTGCTGGTGCGCATCATGGATACAGCCGGCATACGGGAAAAGGCGGACTATATTGAGGCTCTCGGCATTGAACGAACTCTTCGGGTTATCAAGGAAGCCAATATAATACTGTGGCTTTTAGATGTTTCGGAAAATCTTACCCGTGAGGACGACTACATATTTGAAATAATCAAGGACAGTCGCTATCTGATGCTCATAAACAAAGCTGACTTGCCTCACCGCTGGGAAGAATCCGTTTTAAGAAGTCGCTACGACACAAGAGCTCCGGTAATTATGATGTCGGCCAAAAGAAAAGAAGACGTTGAGTCTCTTAAGAACTTTATTCGAGAACACTTCCTCAAACAGGCAATAGATGATGCATCTGAGAGCTTTGCTATAAACAAGCGTCATAATGAACATCTGGTAAGAGCTTTAGAAAGTCTTGAGCGAGCCAGGCTACTGCTGGAAGGCGAGAATGGAGAAGAAGGAAGGACGCGGCATGGCGCTCTACATTTCCTTCCGCCCTATGAACTCATCGCCTACGAGCTAGAGTCAGCACGAAAAGAACTTAACGCCATTGTTGGCAAAGAAGCGTCAATGGAGGATGTGCTGGATCGAGTGTTTTCTCAGTTCTGCATTGGAAAATAGGAAATGAGACTGTGGTCATTACATCCTGAATATCTTGATGCCAAGGGATTGGTTGCTCTGTGGCGTGAAGGACTTCTGGCAAAGGCTGTGCTGGAAGGAAAAACCAGGGGCTACGTTCATCATCCACAACTTACCCGGTTTCGATTCCAGCCGGATCCGATACAGGCAATCAATGTTTATCTACGGGCTGTGTTTGAAGAAGGAGAAAGGCGCAAATACCGGTTTAATCCATCCAAGATAGATTTCTCCGTTCAGCCTATCAGTATCTTTGTCACAACCGGGCAGCTTGAATACGAATGGAAACATCTCTTGGAAAAATTAAAAATTCGTGATCCCCGCCGTTACTGCGAACTTTTAGAAATTGCCGTCATAAAACCGCATCCCATGATGGAAGTTATACCGGGAGATGTGGAACCGTGGGAAATAGTGAAGAAAAGCGAGCAACTATAGGGCAAATGTTTCAAAGACTCTATAAGGTGTAAAAGCGCGGAAAAGACAGTAATATGCAAAGCTTTTTAGAACGTCTTAATCTTTAGTTGTCTGAAATCATACAAACCATTTATTCTTTTTTCTGCCAGTTTAACATAATCTTCGTTTATCTCGTACCCAACGTAGCGGCGCTTTGTTTTTACTGCAGCAATCGCGGTTTGTCCGCTCCCCATAAAGGGGTCCAGAACAATTTCCCCCTCAAAAGAGTAAAGCTGGATCAACCTGTAGGGCAGTTCGACCGGGAAAGGCGCAGGATGTCCAATTCTTTTTGCAGACTCAGCTGGAAATGTCCAGACACTCTTTGTAAACTCAAGAAACTCCTCTCTTGAAATCGTGCTTTTTCTTCCCAGACTCTCCCTTGAGAACATTGCTTTGGAAAAAACCAGGATGTATTCGTGAACATCTCTTAACACAGGATTTTTAGCAGAAAGCCAGCTTCCCCAAGCGGTAGAAGGGCTACTACCTGAAGCTTTGTTCCAGATGATTTCCCCTCGCATTAGAAATCCAAGGGTCATCATATCTTCAATTATAAAAGCATGGAGGGGTATGTATGGTTTTCTTCCCAGATTCGCAATATTTATGCATGCTCTACCACCGGGAACTAGGACTCTTTTGACTTCAGCCCATACCCTTTTCAAAAATTCTCTATACTCATTAAGAGAAAAGTTCCTGTCGTATTCCTTCCCCACATTATAAGGGGGAGATGTAATCATCAGGGTGTACGCTGTTATCCGGCAACTCTTCCATATTTTCGCTTGTTTTGCAAAAAATTCTGTCAAGAAACCCATCGGGAATTGGGTTTTCCACATACCTCCCTGCCTGTTCCCCTGGCAGTCCCTCATACAATCTGCTTGTATAAAAATATGTAGAGTTGTGACTAACCCTTCCTGGAGAACCAAAAGCACTTGTTTGGGTGCTAATTTTCTTCTTATTGTGCTCCACTATTCTTCTCCCCACAGGTCAACCCATCTCTTATAAATATTAGCGTCCATTTCTGATCTTTGCCAGTATATTTCTATACTTTTAGTCTCCACATCTTCAGATAATGCCAACAATGCTTCTTTGGTAATTTCAACACTCCTTGGGTTTGCTCCGGATTTAGGAAGTTTAATATATCTTTCTCGACCTATTTCATCAAAAACTCTCTTTTGAACTTCTAATGGAATATAGTAAAATCCTCCTATATCTTTCCATTTAATTTGAGCGAGCAGGATATCACAACTAGGGTAATAATTTTCGCGAAACTCTTTTGCCTTTTCTGCATCTACAGTCCATATTAGTTTGACTCCCCCAAAGTTTTTACCCGTTACAGTCTTTACCGATATTGGCTCACCAAACAATTTAACGTCTACTTCCGCCTGAGTAATAGGAATTTCAGCATCTACATTCTCTTCTCCAAATTTATAGATGAGTAAGGCAACTATTATTCTCTCACGAACAGAACCAATCTCCATTCCAATTTTACCTGCTCTTGAATTCTCTAATTCTGCAAGTTGAAATAAGTAGGACAACCGCCTTTTAATTTTTTCTACAAGTTCCACATCTTCAAATATTTCAATCAGCCGACTTGACACTATTTTCTCTCCTTCCTGTCCAGATAAAATTCCATAGTGTTTAGTCAAGTGTGTCTGCAGGGGGAGAGGCTTTCCTGAATTTAGAAATGGCTTCTCGGAATCCTGGTGAGCTTTTCTGGCTATATCCTTCGTTCATAGGGCTTTCATTCTTTAGGGTTAGTGATACTCACCAGGAGGAAAGCCTTCTCTTACCCCTATTGTCAAGCGGGCACAATTAATGAAACACCACCAACTGCCCTATCGCACCACATCACTGAGAGGAGGATGTGATCTGATATACCCACTTTAAAACCTGTGCTACAGGCTCTATAAGGTCTGAAGGAATATAGTCGTCGAGGGTTCCTCTTTCAAAGAGATCGTGAGCCAGGGGAACATCCATCATGATGGGAATACCTTCCTCCTTTGCGATTTCAACAATACGCCTGGCCAGAAGATTTTCGCCCTTCCCTACAATTACGGGAAGCTTTGTCTTGTCCTTATCGTAAAAGAGGGCTACGGCAATGTGGGTAGGGTTGGTGACTACTACCGTTGCTTTTCTTACATTCTGAAGCATGGATTTTGTAAGAAGCTCCTGATGAAGCTGGCGGCGCTTACTTTTAATATGAGGGTCTCCTTCCATTTCTTTATACTCCTGTTTTACTTCCTGTTTGGTCATCTTCAATTCATTCAGATGCTGACGCTTTTGAAAAAAATAGTCCCCTGCCGCAAGAATTATCAGCACCATGGAAAGGTATATGATAAAGGGCTTAAGGATTGCTTTCAAAAGATCGAAAATAAAAGATACTTCTCCATAGGGAGAACTTATCAAAGCGGGAAGGACCATCCGAAGAACAAAAAAGACCACAATAAAGAGGCAGGTTATCTTTATAATTGACTTCACAAACTCTATAAGATTTTTTTTTGAAAAAATCCTCTTGAAAGCGTTGGCAGGGTTAAGCTTTTTGAGATCAGGTTTGACCGTTTCAAAAGCAAAGAGAAAACCAATCTGAAAGAAGTTCGATGCTATATCAAGGACAATGACCAGAAGAAGAAGGGGAAAGGAAAGTTTAACAAAAGTAATGGCAAGCTCATGGACCAAGAATGAAAAGGCTTCATCAAAGGGTTTAACCGACCAGCTTGCGGCAGTAGTAATCATGGTCTGTAGCGAATCAAGGTAGTGTTCCCGGAAAAGCCACATAAAAAGAAAAACGCCAATGATATTTGAGGCCGAGGCTATTTCCTTACTCTTTGCTACCTGTCCTTTCTTCCGGGCATCTCTAAGGCGTTTCTGGGTGGGCTGTTCTGTCTTCTCTCCGCTCACTTTATCCACTCCCTTAGAAGATCAATGATGTGGTCAATCTTTTCACCACTTTCGATGTAGTAGGAGGCGATAACGGTCAGATAGAGAACAAACAAAAAACTTGCTATGCCGCTCTTTACAGGCATTGAAAGGAAAAAGACATTCAGTTGTGGAACAAAGCGATTGATGACACCGAGGGCAAGATCAACGATAAAAATTGCAATAAGAAAGGGAGCTGCCAGCAAAAACGATGTTTTCATAAGCTGATCAACTTTACCAAGGAAAAAAACAGGAGAGAGACCTTCAAGGGATGGAAAGAAGTCAAAGACAGGCCAGAATTGATAACTTTCAAAAATTCCGTCAAGAAACACCAGAAAACCACCCGTTGCAAAAAAAAGAGCCGTAACCATCTGAAGTAATAAAACCCCGAGGGGAGAGCTACTTTCCCCGTAAAGGGGATCCAGGGCGCTTGCCATACTGGAGCCCCGCTGGTTGTCCACCAGAAAGCCAACTATTTCTGCAGACCAGAAGATAAGTCCTACAGTAAAACCAATAATTAAACCCACCAGCACCTCCTTCATTAGAAGGATAAAACCCGCAAGATAGGAAAGATGCGCCGGAGCCGAAGGGGCCACGAGAGGATACGTTACGGTAAAGAGGGCAAAGACAAGGGCATTTCTAATATAAGGAGGTAAAATGTTTCCCCCGAGAAAAGGCAGAATGGTAAAACAGGCAAGCATTCTGGCTGTCGAGATAGCCGTAATAATGAGAAAACGAAGGAAATCAGATCCTTCCGTCATCGCCCTAGAATCGGCAAAAGGTCAAAAATTTTAAGAGCATAAGTAAAAATTTCCGAGCCAACCCAGCGAGCTGAAAAAATTATAGCGGCAATTACCGCAATGAGCTTAATGGCAAAGGAGAGAGTCTGTTCCTGGATTTGCGTAAGGGCCTGGACAAGACTTACAAGAAGACCCACTACGGAAGCCACAATGATCGCAGGAAGAGACAGGAGCAAAACGAGTATCAGAGCATGACTGGTAAATTCCAGAATAGATGAATGACCCATCAGCTTTTCCCCATCAGGCATAGCTCAAGACAAGACCATGGATGAGCTTGGTCCAGCCATCTAAAAGAACAAAAAGTAATAGTTTAAAGGGCAGCGAGATGGTCATGGGAGAAACCATCATCATGCCCATGGCCATGAGAATATTAGAAATAACAAGATCAATCACAATAAAGGGAAGATAGAGAAGAAAACCAATTTGAAAAGCCGATGTAAGTTCACCAACGGCAAAAGATGGAATAAGCACCAGTAAGTCTCTTTCTTCAAGCTTTTCAGACTTCTCTTTGGGCCACATTTTTCGGGCCGATTTCAGGAAAAACTGTCGTTCCCTTTCTTTCGAATGTTTAGATAGAAATTCTCTGAGGGGTTCTGATGCCTCAGGAACGATTTCCTTTAAGTGCTGGAAGGTAACCTTTTCTGCAGGCAGTTTCTGAAGGACCCCATATACTTCGTAACCCACGGGGGCCATAATGTATATGCTCAGAATAACAGCAAGCCCGTTAATTACCATATTTGGGGGAATCTGCTGAATCCCTAGAGCATTCCTGATAAGAGAAAAAACTACCACAAGCTTGACATAGGATGTTACCATCACCACCACGAAAGGCGCCAGGGAAAGACCCGCTAAAACAACGACGAGAAAATAAGGATCCTGCATAAAACTACTCTTTAGAGAGATTACTGTTCAGTTCTGTTACCCGGACACCAACGCGACCGTCAACCTCAACTAACTCTCCAAAGCCAACGGGACGGCGATTGACCAAAATGGTCACTATTCTGGAAAGGGGGGTCTCAAGAGTAAAAATGTACCCTTCTCCAATATTTTCCAGCTCTTCCAGGGTCATCGTCTTTCGCCCAACGGAAAACTGAACCTCTACCTCCACATCGCGCAGGGAGATCTGCTCAGGTTTTACTTCCTTCGATTTCTCTTCATCGCTCATTACCAGCTCCTTCTTTTTCACGACAACGATCTTCCCATCATCACCGTATTCGCCCCAGAAAAGGTTCCCCTCTGATACAATCAGGAGACGGCCATTCCCGATGCCATAGTCTCTCTCCACAAAGATTACATCACCGACTTCAAGGTTTTTGAGTTCCTCCAGAGGAAGGATCGTCTCTCCCACCACAAATCTTACAAAAAAGGGGATGGAACGAGTAAAATAGGTCTTCTCTCGGGGAAGACGAGATAGTCTTGAAGCAATTTCATGAAATCCCTGGGGGTCCAACAAAAACTTCCCTTCTCCTGTAACATCTCCTTCTCTCTCCGAGATCATCTCTACCCTAAGCCTGTAGTAAGGAATTTTTTTTGGCTCGTCCCCTTGAGCCGTCAGGGTTTGCCGTCTTGAAAATTCCAGTCCCAGGACTTTTCCTCCTTTCTCCAGAAGCTCTTCCCCTATAACTTCCACGGCTATTTCCCGCACCTCATCGGGAATGAAGGTAATCTCCTCCTCTTTTTTCCCGAGAGTGCTGGCTATATGTTTTTTTATAAGCCTTTCACTGAAATAGAAGCTTCCCAAAGCTTCGGAACTTCCAACATTAAGGGTCCAGAGCGGACTTTTCATGTTCGTTTCCGGAGCCGGATACAGGCGAAGCCGAAAGACTTCACCTAACCAGGAGAAACGGAAGTGACCACAGCATATCTTATTCCAGCCATCCACATCTCTGGCATTAATCTTCTCAAAAGTGAGAACTTTCAAAGTGGTTCCCCTCACCTACCCTTCGTATTCCTCCCACACCGACCGTTGCTGTCTTGAGCGTCCCTCGTTCTGTTCCCTTTCCCCTTCTTTTCTCATCTCTACAGAAACCATAACGGTATCCCCCTGCCGACTCTCAAGCTGATCCTTAAGAGATGAAAGGTTTGGTGAAAGCAGCCGATGAGCATCCTCAGATCCCGTTACAAATTTTACTTTCAGAACCCCATCTTCCCTCACCAGCCGCACTTCTGTATCCGGAAGGACATCATTACTCAGGGATATGCGCACCTCCTGCTTGTTAGAAGAGTCGGGAACCTCCACAAGGATGCGCTCTACCATTTTCCTGACTGGTTCCGGAAGGGAGCCAACTCCCTGAGATTTCTGAACAGATGGGGAAACTTCAGAAAAAACCATAGTTGAAAAGCGATTCATCTGAAGAACAGCCTCTGCTACCACATCATCGGGCTCCTGTTCCTGTCTGGAAAGGGACAACTTGCCACCGGTGGTATCCACTGGCGAGGATGTCTCACCGGAAAAGTTCTTGTCGAGCATGCCAGAGATGATGGTATCCTTACCTTCCCGAGGATTACCCTTTCCTGATACACCCATCATAAAGGCATTCTCCTGATTCAATTCAACACCATTGAAAACCTGCTCCTGTTGAAAAGAGGGGATGTCTTTCTTTGTGCTTTCTACCGGCACGGAATTTTCACCAAGGAAACCCTTACCAAGAGATTCAACCAGAGTAGCCCCTTTCCCTCCTGGAGGATTGTCCTCTCCTGATGCTTCCGTCATAGAAACATTTTGTCTCTCTGATCCAATCCTTTGCTCATTCTCTCCTTCGGGGGAAAAAGGTAAAAAATTTCTTAAAAGACCTTCCGGAGCCTTTTTTTCTTCTCCCTTCATTTCTTTTAAAGGAATCTCCCCTGTCGAAGAAAACTCTGACGCTCCGGGCTCTAATGGATCTCCCTCCGGCGATTCTTCCGAAAAAGAAGTCCCTTCAAGAAGGGAAGAAAAATCCTTCGAGGTCTTCTCAAGGTCCTCTCTTTGTCCTTCTTTAGGTAAGGTTATTCCTCCCTCTTTGAGATTTTTATCGGGTTCTAGAGGTAAAATTCTCATTTAAAACTCCACCTTTATAGTTGAAGAAAACTCTTCTAATTCCTTATCTGACTTCTCTTCTTCCTGCTTTTTTGCCTCAAGAAGCCACACTTTCCGGTGTTCTTCTATCTTCTGTCTCCCCTGAAGGGCTTCTCGATAGGAATTTTTTGCTTTATTAAAAAGATTCTCTGCTTCCTGAAGTTTCCTTTTTGCTTCCTGAACCTCCCCCTCTTTTGCTATCTCCCTCTCTCGAAGAAGTCCTATCTTTATCCGAAGGTTTTCCACATCTTCCCGTTTTACAAGCTTGTTTTGAACCTCTTTGAATAGTTTTTCTTCTTCAAGGGGCCGCCAAAGTCTGTACCGAGCTAGATCCTCTTCTCGTTCCCGAAGGAACCTTATTGCATTGTTCAATTCCTGCCGTCGCATTAACAATTCCCTTTCGGCCCTTTCTTCCCTCAACAGGCGAATACGAAGGAGATCATCGAGGACATATTTCATCGTGAAGAACCTGCAAGTTTAATAAGCCATGAGACAACTTCCTCGAAAGAGTTTTTCTCGTTGGTCCCCTGTCTCAGGAATTTTCGAATCTCTTCAATCTTCCCAATGGCTTCATCCGCAAGGGGGTCTGCTCCTTTCTTGTATTCGCCGATACGAACAAGAAGCTCCACCTCCTGGTATTTTGCAAGGAGTTCTCTTAGACGGGAGGCCGCAGCTTTAT
This sequence is a window from Thermodesulforhabdaceae bacterium. Protein-coding genes within it:
- a CDS encoding site-specific DNA-methyltransferase; this encodes MRDCQGNRQGGMWKTQFPMGFLTEFFAKQAKIWKSCRITAYTLMITSPPYNVGKEYDRNFSLNEYREFLKRVWAEVKRVLVPGGRACINIANLGRKPYIPLHAFIIEDMMTLGFLMRGEIIWNKASGSSPSTAWGSWLSAKNPVLRDVHEYILVFSKAMFSRESLGRKSTISREEFLEFTKSVWTFPAESAKRIGHPAPFPVELPYRLIQLYSFEGEIVLDPFMGSGQTAIAAVKTKRRYVGYEINEDYVKLAEKRINGLYDFRQLKIKTF
- a CDS encoding ThaI family type II restriction endonuclease, with translation MSSRLIEIFEDVELVEKIKRRLSYLFQLAELENSRAGKIGMEIGSVRERIIVALLIYKFGEENVDAEIPITQAEVDVKLFGEPISVKTVTGKNFGGVKLIWTVDAEKAKEFRENYYPSCDILLAQIKWKDIGGFYYIPLEVQKRVFDEIGRERYIKLPKSGANPRSVEITKEALLALSEDVETKSIEIYWQRSEMDANIYKRWVDLWGEE
- the sctU gene encoding type III secretion system export apparatus subunit SctU; amino-acid sequence: MSGEKTEQPTQKRLRDARKKGQVAKSKEIASASNIIGVFLFMWLFREHYLDSLQTMITTAASWSVKPFDEAFSFLVHELAITFVKLSFPLLLLVIVLDIASNFFQIGFLFAFETVKPDLKKLNPANAFKRIFSKKNLIEFVKSIIKITCLFIVVFFVLRMVLPALISSPYGEVSFIFDLLKAILKPFIIYLSMVLIILAAGDYFFQKRQHLNELKMTKQEVKQEYKEMEGDPHIKSKRRQLHQELLTKSMLQNVRKATVVVTNPTHIAVALFYDKDKTKLPVIVGKGENLLARRIVEIAKEEGIPIMMDVPLAHDLFERGTLDDYIPSDLIEPVAQVLKWVYQITSSSQ
- the sctT gene encoding type III secretion system export apparatus subunit SctT translates to MTEGSDFLRFLIITAISTARMLACFTILPFLGGNILPPYIRNALVFALFTVTYPLVAPSAPAHLSYLAGFILLMKEVLVGLIIGFTVGLIFWSAEIVGFLVDNQRGSSMASALDPLYGESSSPLGVLLLQMVTALFFATGGFLVFLDGIFESYQFWPVFDFFPSLEGLSPVFFLGKVDQLMKTSFLLAAPFLIAIFIVDLALGVINRFVPQLNVFFLSMPVKSGIASFLFVLYLTVIASYYIESGEKIDHIIDLLREWIK
- the sctS gene encoding type III secretion system export apparatus subunit SctS, with the protein product MGHSSILEFTSHALILVLLLSLPAIIVASVVGLLVSLVQALTQIQEQTLSFAIKLIAVIAAIIFSARWVGSEIFTYALKIFDLLPILGR
- the sctR gene encoding type III secretion system export apparatus subunit SctR, with the translated sequence MQDPYFLVVVLAGLSLAPFVVVMVTSYVKLVVVFSLIRNALGIQQIPPNMVINGLAVILSIYIMAPVGYEVYGVLQKLPAEKVTFQHLKEIVPEASEPLREFLSKHSKERERQFFLKSARKMWPKEKSEKLEERDLLVLIPSFAVGELTSAFQIGFLLYLPFIVIDLVISNILMAMGMMMVSPMTISLPFKLLLFVLLDGWTKLIHGLVLSYA